A stretch of the Pogona vitticeps strain Pit_001003342236 chromosome 8, PviZW2.1, whole genome shotgun sequence genome encodes the following:
- the DRC12 gene encoding dynein regulatory complex protein 12 isoform X1 produces the protein MGKTELQGRQRSMAPTKKGKRKKAGKQNRKTAPDDEQHRKTMLEVDTLKQHLVLQRDIARRAMSDSERLKQRLADLEEELERAQGDKKDIYEEMIRQYQHLQRQTETQIQRLETENRNLQEKLAACQEEAQQSRAERAEMLEEKRTTLAEMQHKMDQMETEYEKILHASLDRVVSKLQTAKISWEKEATAIHLEYKDQLKEFGLNPLEF, from the exons ATGGGAAAGACA GAGCTACAAGGGAGGCAGAGGAGCATGGCCCCCACCAAGAAGGGcaaaaggaagaaagcaggaaagcagAACAGAAAGACTGCGCCAG ATGATGAACAGCACAGGAAGACAATGCTGGAAGTGGACACTCTCAAGCAGCACCTTG TTCTTCAGAGAGATATTGCCAGGCGAGCAATGAGTGACAGCGAAAGACTGAAGCAGAGGCTGGCTGATCTGGAGGAAGAACTGGAGAGGGCTCAAGGAGACAAAAAAGATATTTATGAAG AGATGATCCGCCAGTACCAGCACCTTCAGCGCCAGACAGAGACTCAAATACAGCGGCTAGAAACAGAGAATCGGAACTTGCAGGAAAAGCTTG CTGCTTGCCAGGAGGAAGCGCAGCAAAGTCGGGCAGAGAGAGCAGAGATGCTGGAGGAGAAGCGCACCACCCTTGCCGAGATGCAGCACAAAATGGATCAGATGGAAACGGAATACGAAAAAATACTCCAT GCTAGCCTGGATCGTGTTGTTTCCAAGCTGCAAACCGCCAAGATCAGCTGGGAGAAGGAGGCTACGGCCATCCATCTGGAGTATAAAGACCAGCTGAAGGAATTTGGGCTCAACCCGCTGGAGTTCTGA
- the DRC12 gene encoding dynein regulatory complex protein 12 isoform X4: MGKTELQGRQRSMAPTKKGKRKKAGKQNRKTAPDDEQHRKTMLEVDTLKQHLEMIRQYQHLQRQTETQIQRLETENRNLQEKLAACQEEAQQSRAERAEMLEEKRTTLAEMQHKMDQMETEYEKILHASLDRVVSKLQTAKISWEKEATAIHLEYKDQLKEFGLNPLEF, encoded by the exons ATGGGAAAGACA GAGCTACAAGGGAGGCAGAGGAGCATGGCCCCCACCAAGAAGGGcaaaaggaagaaagcaggaaagcagAACAGAAAGACTGCGCCAG ATGATGAACAGCACAGGAAGACAATGCTGGAAGTGGACACTCTCAAGCAGCACCTTG AGATGATCCGCCAGTACCAGCACCTTCAGCGCCAGACAGAGACTCAAATACAGCGGCTAGAAACAGAGAATCGGAACTTGCAGGAAAAGCTTG CTGCTTGCCAGGAGGAAGCGCAGCAAAGTCGGGCAGAGAGAGCAGAGATGCTGGAGGAGAAGCGCACCACCCTTGCCGAGATGCAGCACAAAATGGATCAGATGGAAACGGAATACGAAAAAATACTCCAT GCTAGCCTGGATCGTGTTGTTTCCAAGCTGCAAACCGCCAAGATCAGCTGGGAGAAGGAGGCTACGGCCATCCATCTGGAGTATAAAGACCAGCTGAAGGAATTTGGGCTCAACCCGCTGGAGTTCTGA
- the DRC12 gene encoding dynein regulatory complex protein 12 isoform X3: MGKTELQGRQRSMAPTKKGKRKKAGKQNRKTAPDDEQHRKTMLEVDTLKQHLVLQRDIARRAMSDSERLKQRLADLEEELERAQGDKKDIYEAACQEEAQQSRAERAEMLEEKRTTLAEMQHKMDQMETEYEKILHASLDRVVSKLQTAKISWEKEATAIHLEYKDQLKEFGLNPLEF; this comes from the exons ATGGGAAAGACA GAGCTACAAGGGAGGCAGAGGAGCATGGCCCCCACCAAGAAGGGcaaaaggaagaaagcaggaaagcagAACAGAAAGACTGCGCCAG ATGATGAACAGCACAGGAAGACAATGCTGGAAGTGGACACTCTCAAGCAGCACCTTG TTCTTCAGAGAGATATTGCCAGGCGAGCAATGAGTGACAGCGAAAGACTGAAGCAGAGGCTGGCTGATCTGGAGGAAGAACTGGAGAGGGCTCAAGGAGACAAAAAAGATATTTATGAAG CTGCTTGCCAGGAGGAAGCGCAGCAAAGTCGGGCAGAGAGAGCAGAGATGCTGGAGGAGAAGCGCACCACCCTTGCCGAGATGCAGCACAAAATGGATCAGATGGAAACGGAATACGAAAAAATACTCCAT GCTAGCCTGGATCGTGTTGTTTCCAAGCTGCAAACCGCCAAGATCAGCTGGGAGAAGGAGGCTACGGCCATCCATCTGGAGTATAAAGACCAGCTGAAGGAATTTGGGCTCAACCCGCTGGAGTTCTGA
- the DRC12 gene encoding dynein regulatory complex protein 12 isoform X2, translating into MAPTKKGKRKKAGKQNRKTAPDDEQHRKTMLEVDTLKQHLVLQRDIARRAMSDSERLKQRLADLEEELERAQGDKKDIYEEMIRQYQHLQRQTETQIQRLETENRNLQEKLAACQEEAQQSRAERAEMLEEKRTTLAEMQHKMDQMETEYEKILHASLDRVVSKLQTAKISWEKEATAIHLEYKDQLKEFGLNPLEF; encoded by the exons ATGGCCCCCACCAAGAAGGGcaaaaggaagaaagcaggaaagcagAACAGAAAGACTGCGCCAG ATGATGAACAGCACAGGAAGACAATGCTGGAAGTGGACACTCTCAAGCAGCACCTTG TTCTTCAGAGAGATATTGCCAGGCGAGCAATGAGTGACAGCGAAAGACTGAAGCAGAGGCTGGCTGATCTGGAGGAAGAACTGGAGAGGGCTCAAGGAGACAAAAAAGATATTTATGAAG AGATGATCCGCCAGTACCAGCACCTTCAGCGCCAGACAGAGACTCAAATACAGCGGCTAGAAACAGAGAATCGGAACTTGCAGGAAAAGCTTG CTGCTTGCCAGGAGGAAGCGCAGCAAAGTCGGGCAGAGAGAGCAGAGATGCTGGAGGAGAAGCGCACCACCCTTGCCGAGATGCAGCACAAAATGGATCAGATGGAAACGGAATACGAAAAAATACTCCAT GCTAGCCTGGATCGTGTTGTTTCCAAGCTGCAAACCGCCAAGATCAGCTGGGAGAAGGAGGCTACGGCCATCCATCTGGAGTATAAAGACCAGCTGAAGGAATTTGGGCTCAACCCGCTGGAGTTCTGA